The Lepisosteus oculatus isolate fLepOcu1 chromosome 4, fLepOcu1.hap2, whole genome shotgun sequence genome window below encodes:
- the zfhx2 gene encoding zinc finger homeobox protein 2 isoform X6 has translation MSAGPENEVSGASVDGRGDRATVWICPLCQRSLGDRQALSDHLTVGHSVLPSCLNRLLETAAPVSRATGEEETGAASSGGAPPSQTVSDPPPSVTAARPCSPSPPEPLQRSPDPGDGGPTSPDGEGTRVTVAARPDSPAEEEEKVEDGAVAPAGVDGSQSEPAASPGAPEGEPPNPARTGAPPPDAARPFKCNACLESFPSKSALGVHYSSPGHLQRMHAGEEGAAAPPRPFLSSKPYQCALCRVSYNHAFTLESHLRSVLHQTRCRDAGNSGSAKGAAGDQQQAATAPVTTKEGDRRRSAALPAPLLSSSPALSLLSSPVASAQAVSAFLTLLTSSSSSSPSPSPSPSAPAAAAPPQQLLLPLFLNGLAAGAGQDSPAVLAQSLPLLGLGPAQQALLNQRQACAAAAAGTAAPPHTPEERGGAEGAGSTEPEGEGPPEGRSPELGGEAEGGEGGEEGAGAEEEREEGEATPAGEQRSPEPGGKEREEEEEQQQQQQQQEEEEEEQQQQQQEEEERLEGEEDRDPDASGEGESKSAAAAACREAGEGRPGTRPELSEFQSQVLWAFLESRRGAASPLRDEDCEALARVAGMRQGEVRQWLEAARSWGGAREESPACGGGAREESPACGGGAREESPVCGGGAREEGTGDQLAMDLSRGRERGRESPPESCLTSDSELDGVYTSVIVTDDEGSSDGSLREGPPSPGAEAEDKGRGRGMVLRSSTVFLSDAEEEEEEEEGEGGGGGERAAAPRRARRKRKEEDEEEAALKRERMDSDVDLELDAVADPPAPPPPPPPPPGAVVFVPQRGVLQPLPLRLPFLSPYIISVPPGAVALGGLADAKRDGGRGRRRPGGPPAFPTPPAITRCSAPFPDPLNAPPPAPPGPATPPPLPPLPNGAACETALDLSLGKSHGSSSSSSSSSSSSSSSGSAGERAAATTTAAVARTTTTATAAPPRRGTGAADGPPLSTAAARLKPEPVGGSSNGAGGGGRAGALLLRDERDKEREREPSQRHPRARRYRDMRRSRTIIQSEQLDVLYGCYFKDPNPGKHEFERISEWVQLPKKVVQIWFQNMRARERKGEVRFISDGTLAAVGKPLIKFTWPLTLPIFTSSPGATAALGPPARRPEPGGAEGDEASGSCARAGARAAKPEGASPGPVALAPKPLPDGSSVLVVAPKPLARPAAPPCPAPKRKRGAGGGRGGAEEEDDEKSEEEEEEEEEGATERRGGGSGRAPARVPPAAEHRSAWPRRNGWPASGGGGGGGDWGRTSSFKINTLSREQLGLSAARAAAPAPSPAPAKPQPPARAAAGPQGGGLLVQQAAPRRPRTHLTSLQLSILQSCYETCPNPNALECETVGGELGLPLKVVQIWFQNTRAKEKRWRLQQQKQGSGSSPGEAGRKVDTSSGGFLLYNALRANRPILPKPVQLTVVEPAQPPALGQPPGRETLRGRCEACGVSFESRAAGRAHVFSPEHLATLRKTNFGQPPALLPAGAGAGALSSSASSSPATSAS, from the exons ATGAGCGCCGGACCCGAAAAC gaggTCTCGGGTGCGAGTGTGGACGGCCGTGGCGATAGGGCGACTGTGTGGATCTGCCCCCTGTGTCAGCGCAGCCTTGGGGACAGGCAAGCCCTCTCTGACCACCTGACTGTGGGACACAGCGTGCTGCCTTCCTGTCTGAACAGACTGCTGGAAACT GCAGCCCCAGTGTCCCGGGCCACTGGAGAGGAAGAGACCGGGGCAGCCAGCAGCGGAG GTGCTCCCCCTTCCCAGACCGTCTCCGATCCTCCGCCCTCAGTCACAGCGGCTCGGCCCTGCTCCCCCTCGCCCCCTGAGCCGCTGCAGAGGTCCCCGGACCCCGGGGACGGGGGTCCCACCAGCCCGGACGGGGAGGGAACGCGGGTCACAGTAGCCGCCCGCCCAGACAGCCCCGccgaggaagaggagaaggtGGAGGACGGCGCCGTGGCCCCCGCGGGAGTGGACGGGTCCCAGAGCGAGCCCGCGGCGTCCCCCGGCGCCCCCGAGGGCGAGCCCCCGAACCCCGCGAGGACCGGGGCGCCCCCGCCGGACGCCGCGCGCCCCTTCAAGTGCAACGCCTGCCTGGAGTCCTTCCCCTCCAAGAGCGCCCTGGGGGTCCACTACAGCTCCCCCGGCCACCTGCAGCGCATGCACGCGGGCGAGGAGGGCGCCGCGGCGCCGCCCCGCCCCTTCCTGTCCAGCAAGCCCTACCAGTGCGCGCTCTGCCGCGTCTCCTACAACCACGCCTTCACGCTGGAGAGCCACCTGCGCTCCGTGCTGCACCAGACGCGCTGCCGCGACGCCGGGAATTCTGGGAGCGCCAAGGGCGCCGCCGGGGACCAGCAGCAGGCGGCGACGGCGCCTGTGACGACCAAAGAGGGGGACAGGCGGCGCTCCGCTGCGCTCCCTGCGCCCCTGCTGTCTTCCTCCCCGGCCCTCTCGCTCCTCTCCTCCCCCGTGGCCTCCGCCCAGGCCGTGTCCGCCTTCCTCACCCTcctcacctcctcctcctcctcctcgccctCGCCCTCGCCCTCCCCCtccgcccccgccgccgccgcccccccgCAGCAGCTGCTGCTGCCCCTCTTCCTGAACGGGCTGGCGGCCGGCGCCGGCCAGGACTCCCCCGCGGTCCTGGCCCAGTCCCTGCCCCTGCTGGGGCTCGGCCCggcccagcaagccctgctgaACCAGAGGCAGGCCtgcgcggcggcggcggcgggaaCCGCAGCACCGCCCCACACGCCGGAGGAGAGGGGCGGGGCCGAAGGGGCAGGGTCCACAGAGCCTGAAGGGGAGGGGCCGCCGGAGGGGCGGAGTCCCGAGCTCGGGGGCGAGGCggagggaggggagggaggagaggaaggAGCGGGAGCcgaggaggagagagaagagggcGAGGCGACCCCCGCGGGAGAGCAAAGGAGCCCGGAGCCCGGCGggaaggagagggaggaggaagaggagcagcagcagcagcagcagcagcaggaggaggaggaagaggagcagcagcagcagcagcaggaggaagaggagaggttGGAGGGAGAGGAAGATCGCGATCCTGACGCCAGCGGCGAGGGAGAGAGCAAGagcgcggcggcggcggcgtgcCGGGAGGCGGGAGAGGGCCGTCCCGGGACCCGGCCCGAGCTGTCGGAGTTCCAGTCGCAGGTGCTGTGGGCCTTCCTGGAGTCGCGGCGCGGGGCCGCCAGCCCCCTGCGCGACGAGGACTGCGAGGCACTGGCCCGGGTGGCCGGCATGAGGCAGGGCGAGGTGAGGCAGTGGCTGGAGGCCGCCCGGAGCTGGGGCGGGGCCAGGGAGGAGAGCCCCGCCTGCGGGGGCGGGGCCAGGGAGGAGAGCCCCGCCTGCGGGGGCGGGGCCAGGGAGGAGAGCCCCGTCTGCGGGGGCGGGGCCAGGGAGGAGGGGACGGGGGACCAGCTGGCCATGGACCTGTCGCGCGGCCGGGAGCGGGGCCGGGAGAGCCCGCCAGAGTCCTGCCTGACCTCGGACTCGGAGCTGGACGGCGTGTACACCTCGGTCATCGTCACGGACGATGAGGGCAGCTCGGACGGCTCGCTGAGGGAGGGGCCCCCCAGCCCCGGGGCCGAGGCGGAGGACAAGGGGCGGGGCCGGGGCATGGTGCTGCGCTCCTCCACCGTCTTCCTCTCGGAcgccgaggaggaggaggaggaggaagagggggagggcgggggcgggggcgaGAGGGCGGCAGCCCCCCGGCGggcgaggaggaagaggaaggaggaggatgaggaggagGCGGCCCTGAAGAGGGAGCGGATGGACTCGGACGTGGACCTGGAGCTGGACGCCGTGGCCGACCCCcccgcgccgccgccgccgccgccccccccgCCGGGGGCCGTGGTCTTCGTCCCGCAGCGCGGGGTGCTGCAGCCCCTGCCCCTGCGGCTGCCCTTCCTCAGCCCCTACATCATCTCCGTGCCGCCGGGGGCCGTGGCGCTGGGGGGGCTGGCCGACGCCAAGCGGGACGGGGGGCGCGGCCGCAGGAGGCCCGGGGGGCCCCCCGCCTTCCCCACCCCCCCGGCCATCACCCGCTGCTCGGCGCCCTTCCCCGACCCCCTGAACGCGCCCCCGCCCGCCCCGCCGGGCCCCGCCACGCCGCCGCCGCTCCCGCCGCTGCCCAACGGCGCGGCCTGCGAGACGGCGCTGGACCTCAGCCTGGGCAAGAGCCAcggctcctcctcttcctcttcctcctcctcttcctcctcttcctcctcggGCTCTGCCGGCGAGCGGGCGGCCGCGACGACGACGGCGGCGGTGGCGAGGACGACGACGACGGCGACAGCGGCTCCGCCCCGCAGGGGGACGGGGGCGGCAGACGGCCCGCCGCTGAGCACCGCGGCCGCGCGGCTGAAGCCGGAGCCGGTTGGCGGGAGCAGCAACGGCGCGGGAGGCGGCGGGAGGGCCGGCGCGCTCCTGCTGCGGGACGAGCGGGACAAGGAGCGGGAGCGGGAGCCCAGCCAGAGGCACCCGCGGGCCCGGCGGTACCGGGACATGCGGCGCTCGCGGACCATCATCCAGAGCGAGCAGCTGGACGTGCTGTACGGCTGCTACTTCAAGGACCCGAACCCGGGCAAGCACGAGTTCGAGCGCATCTCCGAGTGGGTGCAGCTGCCCAAGAAGGTGGTCCAGATCTGGTTCCAGAACATGCGGGCCCGCGAGCGCAAGGGCGAGGTCCGCTTCATCAGCGACGGCACGCTGGCGGCCGTGGGCAAGCCGCTCATCAAGTTCACCTGGCCGCTCACGCTGCCCATCTTCACCAGCAGCCCCGGCGCCACCGCCGCGCTGGGCCCGCCCGCCCGCCGGCCCGAGCCCGGGGGCGCCGAGGGGGACGAGGCCTCGGGCAGCTGCGCGCGCGCCGGCGCCAGGGCCGCCAAGCCCGAGGGCGCCAGCCCCGGCCCCGTCGCCCTGGCGCCCAAGCCCCTGCCGGACGGCTCCTCCGTGCTGGTGGTGGCGCCCAAGCCGCTGGCCCGCCCCGCCGCGCCCCCCTGCCCCGCGCCCAAGCGGAAGAGGGGCGCcggcggggggcgggggggggcggaggaggaggacgacGAGAagagcgaggaggaggaggaggaggaggaggaaggcgcCACCGAGAGACGAGGAGGGGGGAGCGGCCGGGCGCCGGCGAGGGTGCCCCCCGCCGCTGAGCACCGCTCGGCGTGGCCCAGGAGGAACGGCTGGCCGGCGAgcggaggcggcggcggcggcggcgactGGGGCCGGACCTCCAGCTTCAAGATCAACACGCTGTCCCGCGAGCAGCTGGGCCTGTCGGCCGCCCGGGCCGCCGCCCCCGCGCCCAGCCCCGCCCCCGCCAAGCCCCAGCCGCCGGCCCGCGCCGCGGCCGGCCCGCAGGGGGGGGGGCTGCTCGTGCAGCAGGCCGCGCCGCGCCGGCCCCGCACCCACCTCACCTCGCTGCAGCTCTCCATCCTGCAGTCCTGCTACGAGACCTGCCCCAACCCCAACGCGCTGGAGTGCGAGACGGTGGGCGGCGAGCTGGGCCTGCCGCTGAAGGTCGTGCAGATCTGGTTCCAGAACACGCGCGCCAAGGAGAAGCGCTGGCGGCTGCAGCAGCAGAAGCAG
- the zfhx2 gene encoding zinc finger homeobox protein 2 isoform X8 — protein sequence MQEVSGASVDGRGDRATVWICPLCQRSLGDRQALSDHLTVGHSVLPSCLNRLLETAAPVSRATGEEETGAASSGGAPPSQTVSDPPPSVTAARPCSPSPPEPLQRSPDPGDGGPTSPDGEGTRVTVAARPDSPAEEEEKVEDGAVAPAGVDGSQSEPAASPGAPEGEPPNPARTGAPPPDAARPFKCNACLESFPSKSALGVHYSSPGHLQRMHAGEEGAAAPPRPFLSSKPYQCALCRVSYNHAFTLESHLRSVLHQTRCRDAGNSGSAKGAAGDQQQAATAPVTTKEGDRRRSAALPAPLLSSSPALSLLSSPVASAQAVSAFLTLLTSSSSSSPSPSPSPSAPAAAAPPQQLLLPLFLNGLAAGAGQDSPAVLAQSLPLLGLGPAQQALLNQRQACAAAAAGTAAPPHTPEERGGAEGAGSTEPEGEGPPEGRSPELGGEAEGGEGGEEGAGAEEEREEGEATPAGEQRSPEPGGKEREEEEEQQQQQQQQEEEEEEQQQQQQEEEERLEGEEDRDPDASGEGESKSAAAAACREAGEGRPGTRPELSEFQSQVLWAFLESRRGAASPLRDEDCEALARVAGMRQGEVRQWLEAARSWGGAREESPACGGGAREESPACGGGAREESPVCGGGAREEGTGDQLAMDLSRGRERGRESPPESCLTSDSELDGVYTSVIVTDDEGSSDGSLREGPPSPGAEAEDKGRGRGMVLRSSTVFLSDAEEEEEEEEGEGGGGGERAAAPRRARRKRKEEDEEEAALKRERMDSDVDLELDAVADPPAPPPPPPPPPGAVVFVPQRGVLQPLPLRLPFLSPYIISVPPGAVALGGLADAKRDGGRGRRRPGGPPAFPTPPAITRCSAPFPDPLNAPPPAPPGPATPPPLPPLPNGAACETALDLSLGKSHGSSSSSSSSSSSSSSSGSAGERAAATTTAAVARTTTTATAAPPRRGTGAADGPPLSTAAARLKPEPVGGSSNGAGGGGRAGALLLRDERDKEREREPSQRHPRARRYRDMRRSRTIIQSEQLDVLYGCYFKDPNPGKHEFERISEWVQLPKKVVQIWFQNMRARERKGEVRFISDGTLAAVGKPLIKFTWPLTLPIFTSSPGATAALGPPARRPEPGGAEGDEASGSCARAGARAAKPEGASPGPVALAPKPLPDGSSVLVVAPKPLARPAAPPCPAPKRKRGAGGGRGGAEEEDDEKSEEEEEEEEEGATERRGGGSGRAPARVPPAAEHRSAWPRRNGWPASGGGGGGGDWGRTSSFKINTLSREQLGLSAARAAAPAPSPAPAKPQPPARAAAGPQGGGLLVQQAAPRRPRTHLTSLQLSILQSCYETCPNPNALECETVGGELGLPLKVVQIWFQNTRAKEKRWRLQQQKQGSGSSPGEAGRKVDTSSGGFLLYNALRANRPILPKPVQLTVVEPAQPPALGQPPGRETLRGRCEACGVSFESRAAGRAHVFSPEHLATLRKTNFGQPPALLPAGAGAGALSSSASSSPATSAS from the exons ATGCAG gaggTCTCGGGTGCGAGTGTGGACGGCCGTGGCGATAGGGCGACTGTGTGGATCTGCCCCCTGTGTCAGCGCAGCCTTGGGGACAGGCAAGCCCTCTCTGACCACCTGACTGTGGGACACAGCGTGCTGCCTTCCTGTCTGAACAGACTGCTGGAAACT GCAGCCCCAGTGTCCCGGGCCACTGGAGAGGAAGAGACCGGGGCAGCCAGCAGCGGAG GTGCTCCCCCTTCCCAGACCGTCTCCGATCCTCCGCCCTCAGTCACAGCGGCTCGGCCCTGCTCCCCCTCGCCCCCTGAGCCGCTGCAGAGGTCCCCGGACCCCGGGGACGGGGGTCCCACCAGCCCGGACGGGGAGGGAACGCGGGTCACAGTAGCCGCCCGCCCAGACAGCCCCGccgaggaagaggagaaggtGGAGGACGGCGCCGTGGCCCCCGCGGGAGTGGACGGGTCCCAGAGCGAGCCCGCGGCGTCCCCCGGCGCCCCCGAGGGCGAGCCCCCGAACCCCGCGAGGACCGGGGCGCCCCCGCCGGACGCCGCGCGCCCCTTCAAGTGCAACGCCTGCCTGGAGTCCTTCCCCTCCAAGAGCGCCCTGGGGGTCCACTACAGCTCCCCCGGCCACCTGCAGCGCATGCACGCGGGCGAGGAGGGCGCCGCGGCGCCGCCCCGCCCCTTCCTGTCCAGCAAGCCCTACCAGTGCGCGCTCTGCCGCGTCTCCTACAACCACGCCTTCACGCTGGAGAGCCACCTGCGCTCCGTGCTGCACCAGACGCGCTGCCGCGACGCCGGGAATTCTGGGAGCGCCAAGGGCGCCGCCGGGGACCAGCAGCAGGCGGCGACGGCGCCTGTGACGACCAAAGAGGGGGACAGGCGGCGCTCCGCTGCGCTCCCTGCGCCCCTGCTGTCTTCCTCCCCGGCCCTCTCGCTCCTCTCCTCCCCCGTGGCCTCCGCCCAGGCCGTGTCCGCCTTCCTCACCCTcctcacctcctcctcctcctcctcgccctCGCCCTCGCCCTCCCCCtccgcccccgccgccgccgcccccccgCAGCAGCTGCTGCTGCCCCTCTTCCTGAACGGGCTGGCGGCCGGCGCCGGCCAGGACTCCCCCGCGGTCCTGGCCCAGTCCCTGCCCCTGCTGGGGCTCGGCCCggcccagcaagccctgctgaACCAGAGGCAGGCCtgcgcggcggcggcggcgggaaCCGCAGCACCGCCCCACACGCCGGAGGAGAGGGGCGGGGCCGAAGGGGCAGGGTCCACAGAGCCTGAAGGGGAGGGGCCGCCGGAGGGGCGGAGTCCCGAGCTCGGGGGCGAGGCggagggaggggagggaggagaggaaggAGCGGGAGCcgaggaggagagagaagagggcGAGGCGACCCCCGCGGGAGAGCAAAGGAGCCCGGAGCCCGGCGggaaggagagggaggaggaagaggagcagcagcagcagcagcagcagcaggaggaggaggaagaggagcagcagcagcagcagcaggaggaagaggagaggttGGAGGGAGAGGAAGATCGCGATCCTGACGCCAGCGGCGAGGGAGAGAGCAAGagcgcggcggcggcggcgtgcCGGGAGGCGGGAGAGGGCCGTCCCGGGACCCGGCCCGAGCTGTCGGAGTTCCAGTCGCAGGTGCTGTGGGCCTTCCTGGAGTCGCGGCGCGGGGCCGCCAGCCCCCTGCGCGACGAGGACTGCGAGGCACTGGCCCGGGTGGCCGGCATGAGGCAGGGCGAGGTGAGGCAGTGGCTGGAGGCCGCCCGGAGCTGGGGCGGGGCCAGGGAGGAGAGCCCCGCCTGCGGGGGCGGGGCCAGGGAGGAGAGCCCCGCCTGCGGGGGCGGGGCCAGGGAGGAGAGCCCCGTCTGCGGGGGCGGGGCCAGGGAGGAGGGGACGGGGGACCAGCTGGCCATGGACCTGTCGCGCGGCCGGGAGCGGGGCCGGGAGAGCCCGCCAGAGTCCTGCCTGACCTCGGACTCGGAGCTGGACGGCGTGTACACCTCGGTCATCGTCACGGACGATGAGGGCAGCTCGGACGGCTCGCTGAGGGAGGGGCCCCCCAGCCCCGGGGCCGAGGCGGAGGACAAGGGGCGGGGCCGGGGCATGGTGCTGCGCTCCTCCACCGTCTTCCTCTCGGAcgccgaggaggaggaggaggaggaagagggggagggcgggggcgggggcgaGAGGGCGGCAGCCCCCCGGCGggcgaggaggaagaggaaggaggaggatgaggaggagGCGGCCCTGAAGAGGGAGCGGATGGACTCGGACGTGGACCTGGAGCTGGACGCCGTGGCCGACCCCcccgcgccgccgccgccgccgccccccccgCCGGGGGCCGTGGTCTTCGTCCCGCAGCGCGGGGTGCTGCAGCCCCTGCCCCTGCGGCTGCCCTTCCTCAGCCCCTACATCATCTCCGTGCCGCCGGGGGCCGTGGCGCTGGGGGGGCTGGCCGACGCCAAGCGGGACGGGGGGCGCGGCCGCAGGAGGCCCGGGGGGCCCCCCGCCTTCCCCACCCCCCCGGCCATCACCCGCTGCTCGGCGCCCTTCCCCGACCCCCTGAACGCGCCCCCGCCCGCCCCGCCGGGCCCCGCCACGCCGCCGCCGCTCCCGCCGCTGCCCAACGGCGCGGCCTGCGAGACGGCGCTGGACCTCAGCCTGGGCAAGAGCCAcggctcctcctcttcctcttcctcctcctcttcctcctcttcctcctcggGCTCTGCCGGCGAGCGGGCGGCCGCGACGACGACGGCGGCGGTGGCGAGGACGACGACGACGGCGACAGCGGCTCCGCCCCGCAGGGGGACGGGGGCGGCAGACGGCCCGCCGCTGAGCACCGCGGCCGCGCGGCTGAAGCCGGAGCCGGTTGGCGGGAGCAGCAACGGCGCGGGAGGCGGCGGGAGGGCCGGCGCGCTCCTGCTGCGGGACGAGCGGGACAAGGAGCGGGAGCGGGAGCCCAGCCAGAGGCACCCGCGGGCCCGGCGGTACCGGGACATGCGGCGCTCGCGGACCATCATCCAGAGCGAGCAGCTGGACGTGCTGTACGGCTGCTACTTCAAGGACCCGAACCCGGGCAAGCACGAGTTCGAGCGCATCTCCGAGTGGGTGCAGCTGCCCAAGAAGGTGGTCCAGATCTGGTTCCAGAACATGCGGGCCCGCGAGCGCAAGGGCGAGGTCCGCTTCATCAGCGACGGCACGCTGGCGGCCGTGGGCAAGCCGCTCATCAAGTTCACCTGGCCGCTCACGCTGCCCATCTTCACCAGCAGCCCCGGCGCCACCGCCGCGCTGGGCCCGCCCGCCCGCCGGCCCGAGCCCGGGGGCGCCGAGGGGGACGAGGCCTCGGGCAGCTGCGCGCGCGCCGGCGCCAGGGCCGCCAAGCCCGAGGGCGCCAGCCCCGGCCCCGTCGCCCTGGCGCCCAAGCCCCTGCCGGACGGCTCCTCCGTGCTGGTGGTGGCGCCCAAGCCGCTGGCCCGCCCCGCCGCGCCCCCCTGCCCCGCGCCCAAGCGGAAGAGGGGCGCcggcggggggcgggggggggcggaggaggaggacgacGAGAagagcgaggaggaggaggaggaggaggaggaaggcgcCACCGAGAGACGAGGAGGGGGGAGCGGCCGGGCGCCGGCGAGGGTGCCCCCCGCCGCTGAGCACCGCTCGGCGTGGCCCAGGAGGAACGGCTGGCCGGCGAgcggaggcggcggcggcggcggcgactGGGGCCGGACCTCCAGCTTCAAGATCAACACGCTGTCCCGCGAGCAGCTGGGCCTGTCGGCCGCCCGGGCCGCCGCCCCCGCGCCCAGCCCCGCCCCCGCCAAGCCCCAGCCGCCGGCCCGCGCCGCGGCCGGCCCGCAGGGGGGGGGGCTGCTCGTGCAGCAGGCCGCGCCGCGCCGGCCCCGCACCCACCTCACCTCGCTGCAGCTCTCCATCCTGCAGTCCTGCTACGAGACCTGCCCCAACCCCAACGCGCTGGAGTGCGAGACGGTGGGCGGCGAGCTGGGCCTGCCGCTGAAGGTCGTGCAGATCTGGTTCCAGAACACGCGCGCCAAGGAGAAGCGCTGGCGGCTGCAGCAGCAGAAGCAG